In Ignavibacteriales bacterium, a single window of DNA contains:
- the apbC gene encoding iron-sulfur cluster carrier protein ApbC, whose amino-acid sequence MKKPLTESNILEALKIVRDPDLNKDIVSLNFIKDINIEGKDVSFKIELTTPACPVRDEFKKLAETAIRNQIEGVGNLAIEMTASVRANNIQQHIDLLPNVKTTIAVASGKGGVGKSTVAVNLAVSLALDGAKVGLLDADIYGPSIPLMMGINERPNIQNQKLVPLEAHGVKVMSIGFLVDPSQAVIWRGPMVSGAVKQFMSDVDWGELDYLVFDLPPGTGDIHLTLVQTIPLTGSVVVTTPQDISLADARKAYAMFEKVNVPVLGIIENMSYYICNHCGNREDIFHTGGGKKAAGELGVPFLGEIPIYTPIRIGGDVGKPIVISEPDAEQSKIIRQITRNMAAQLSIAQLSGKLNQKVEISL is encoded by the coding sequence ATGAAAAAACCATTAACAGAATCAAATATATTAGAAGCATTAAAAATAGTCCGCGATCCCGACTTGAATAAAGATATTGTATCTCTCAATTTTATCAAAGATATAAATATCGAAGGGAAAGATGTAAGTTTTAAAATTGAACTTACAACTCCTGCCTGTCCGGTACGCGATGAATTTAAAAAACTTGCCGAGACTGCCATTCGCAATCAAATTGAAGGAGTTGGAAATCTTGCAATCGAGATGACGGCGAGTGTTCGCGCAAACAACATCCAGCAGCATATTGATCTGCTTCCCAATGTTAAAACAACAATTGCAGTTGCAAGCGGCAAAGGCGGCGTTGGCAAATCAACGGTTGCTGTTAATCTTGCAGTTTCGCTTGCGCTTGATGGTGCAAAAGTGGGTTTGCTGGATGCCGATATTTACGGACCGAGTATTCCATTGATGATGGGAATAAATGAACGTCCAAATATCCAAAATCAAAAATTAGTCCCGCTTGAAGCGCACGGTGTTAAAGTTATGTCGATCGGATTCCTCGTTGATCCATCGCAGGCGGTGATTTGGCGAGGACCGATGGTCAGCGGTGCCGTCAAACAGTTTATGTCGGATGTGGACTGGGGTGAGCTCGATTATCTTGTATTCGATCTTCCTCCGGGTACGGGCGATATTCATCTTACACTTGTGCAGACAATTCCACTGACAGGTTCGGTAGTCGTAACAACACCACAGGATATTTCTCTTGCCGACGCGCGAAAAGCATATGCAATGTTTGAGAAGGTAAACGTTCCGGTTCTTGGAATTATTGAGAATATGAGTTATTATATATGTAACCACTGCGGAAACCGTGAAGATATTTTCCACACAGGCGGTGGAAAGAAAGCTGCCGGTGAGTTAGGTGTTCCTTTTTTAGGTGAGATACCTATTTACACTCCGATCAGGATTGGCGGAGATGTTGGTAAACCGATAGTTATATCGGAACCTGATGCTGAGCAAAGCAAAATCATCCGGCAGATTACACGGAACATGGCGGCGCAATTAAGTATTGCTCAATTATCAGGAAAATTAAATCAGAAAGTTGAGATTAGTTTGTGA
- a CDS encoding NifU family protein, producing MEEQKALTVKEKVEMALQMCRPYLQADGGDVELVRVTDDGIAEVRLQGMCGGCPMSQMTLRAGIERAVLQCAPEIKRVEAVK from the coding sequence ATGGAAGAACAGAAAGCTTTGACAGTAAAAGAAAAAGTAGAGATGGCACTTCAGATGTGCCGTCCGTATCTACAAGCCGATGGCGGCGATGTTGAGTTGGTTAGAGTTACAGACGATGGTATTGCCGAAGTGCGATTGCAGGGAATGTGCGGCGGCTGTCCAATGTCGCAGATGACACTGCGGGCAGGGATAGAGCGTGCTGTTCTTCAATGCGCGCCAGAGATTAAAAGGGTGGAAGCGGTGAAATGA
- the ftsE gene encoding cell division ATP-binding protein FtsE yields the protein MIHFENVSISYNSQPILQDVTLNIKPGDFVSLVGESGVGKTTLLKLVYFDLLPDEGNVSIAGYTSSTIKKREIPKIRRQIGVVFQDYKLLEDKNVYDNVAFALHVTGVKRNEIGNRVLRVLADVGLSHKRDSMPEELSGGEQQRVVFARAMVNEPIVLLADEPTGNLDPTTALDILQLMKTINSHGTAVILSTHNYDIVRKAGGRIIQIKDGKVSEIEGL from the coding sequence ATGATACATTTTGAAAATGTCTCCATCTCATACAATTCACAACCGATTCTCCAGGATGTTACTCTTAACATTAAACCTGGAGATTTTGTCTCTTTGGTTGGAGAATCAGGTGTTGGAAAAACCACATTGTTGAAATTAGTTTATTTTGATCTCTTACCTGACGAAGGAAACGTATCTATCGCAGGTTATACATCATCTACAATTAAAAAAAGAGAAATACCTAAAATACGCAGACAGATTGGGGTTGTTTTTCAGGATTACAAACTTCTTGAAGATAAAAATGTTTATGATAATGTCGCATTTGCTTTGCATGTTACCGGAGTGAAACGAAATGAAATTGGTAATCGTGTCCTGCGGGTGCTTGCCGACGTCGGTTTAAGCCATAAGCGCGATAGTATGCCCGAAGAACTCTCCGGCGGTGAACAACAGAGAGTGGTTTTTGCCCGAGCAATGGTGAATGAACCGATAGTGCTCCTTGCAGATGAACCAACCGGTAATCTTGATCCGACAACTGCGCTTGATATACTTCAGTTGATGAAAACGATTAACTCACACGGAACTGCGGTCATCCTCTCAACACACAACTATGATATTGTAAGAAAAGCTGGAGGAAGAATTATTCAAATTAAGGATGGAAAGGTTAGTGAGATTGAGGGCTTGTAA
- the pdxA gene encoding 4-hydroxythreonine-4-phosphate dehydrogenase PdxA, protein MKPIIAITMGDYNGIGPEIILRGLSSQIVQNLCVPLVIGSIDVFEHYAMGIKQRIHFKEIDSIPGKFSTQDIPVFHLRKFQIPVIKSGKISREAGEYAGEAIAFAAELCKRNIVDGMVTAPISKEALHLANYLFPGQTEMLAKICNTDNVCMMLIANKLRIGLATIHLPVRLIAKRLSKELIIDKISIVHSSLSRDFGIRHPKIAVLGLNPHAGENGSIGDEEIDIIKPAIRVAKRNRIHVDGPFPPDGFFGMNSYKNYDAVLAMYHDQGLIPLKMMGFNIGVNYTAGLPIVRTSPDHGTAFDIAGKGIANPSSMIEAIRLAVQIIKNRKRK, encoded by the coding sequence ATGAAGCCAATAATTGCAATTACTATGGGAGATTATAATGGAATTGGTCCTGAAATTATCTTGAGGGGTCTGAGTTCTCAAATCGTTCAAAACCTTTGTGTTCCTTTGGTGATCGGATCAATCGATGTTTTTGAGCATTATGCGATGGGGATTAAACAGCGGATACACTTTAAAGAAATAGATTCGATACCGGGGAAATTTTCTACTCAAGATATACCTGTTTTTCACCTCAGGAAATTCCAGATTCCCGTTATTAAATCCGGAAAAATCTCACGCGAAGCCGGTGAATACGCAGGTGAAGCAATTGCATTCGCTGCCGAACTCTGCAAACGAAACATTGTTGATGGAATGGTCACGGCGCCAATTTCGAAAGAAGCACTTCATTTAGCGAATTACCTCTTCCCCGGACAAACAGAAATGCTCGCGAAGATTTGCAATACCGATAATGTATGCATGATGCTCATCGCCAATAAATTACGAATAGGATTAGCCACCATTCACTTGCCTGTTAGATTAATTGCTAAAAGACTTTCGAAAGAATTAATCATCGATAAGATTTCAATTGTTCATTCTTCTTTGAGTAGGGATTTTGGAATTCGACATCCGAAGATCGCCGTACTCGGTTTAAATCCTCATGCGGGAGAAAATGGGTCGATCGGTGATGAAGAGATAGATATCATTAAACCCGCAATTCGCGTTGCAAAACGGAATAGAATTCATGTCGATGGTCCATTTCCACCTGATGGATTTTTTGGAATGAACTCTTACAAGAATTACGATGCAGTGCTTGCAATGTATCATGATCAGGGATTGATACCTTTGAAGATGATGGGATTCAATATCGGAGTCAATTACACTGCTGGTCTACCGATTGTCCGTACTTCGCCCGATCATGGGACAGCGTTCGATATAGCAGGTAAAGGAATTGCAAACCCATCCAGCATGATTGAAGCGATAAGATTAGCCGTTCAGATTATTAAAAACAGAAAACGAAAATAA
- a CDS encoding T9SS type A sorting domain-containing protein produces the protein MKTIIIIFTLLILSLPLSGQLTHPWSVADGGGGKSTGGVLTLQSSIGQTAAQRMVHIDTGKIMDGGYIPGIRSQGGYWMMSSVVPQASWNLVSPPVRTADMRPGVIYPSAGPYAYAYNGTYAVEDTLKAGNAYWIKYSTPPPSAYQIQGSAVTRETVFVFPGWTMVGALSFPIKTSMVTPLSPVTFTTVFYGYNGTYFVEDTLKPGNGYWVKTSNPGYVVLANSSSMLEPSIKTIVENDDAESNPLSAKSQFSSLDVEDNDGNKQSVRFSSSTYKGDLNRFELPPIPPGGMDVRFASGRFAEAPVADREGKQVFPLRISGGLFPLKIKWDSPLAHNGYIEVTYQGEKPKQHSLAQQGSVTINEDNFVSAKIIIQHSVTKELPKEFALYQNYPNPFNPTTKIRYDLPKNSMVSLKIFNLIGQEVFTLVDGMEEAGYKTVEVNAETLPSGVYFYRLQTDDVTFTKKFILLR, from the coding sequence ATGAAAACAATAATAATCATATTCACATTGCTGATCCTAAGCTTACCGCTTAGCGGTCAGTTGACCCATCCTTGGTCGGTTGCAGATGGCGGTGGCGGAAAATCCACCGGCGGAGTATTAACACTGCAATCTTCTATCGGTCAGACTGCTGCACAACGAATGGTTCATATCGATACCGGTAAGATCATGGATGGTGGCTACATCCCGGGTATACGATCTCAGGGTGGATATTGGATGATGAGTTCTGTGGTACCACAGGCATCATGGAATTTAGTCTCCCCACCGGTTCGTACTGCAGATATGAGACCAGGAGTAATTTATCCAAGTGCAGGTCCTTATGCGTACGCATATAACGGCACGTACGCAGTTGAAGATACCCTCAAAGCAGGAAATGCGTATTGGATAAAATATTCGACACCACCTCCCTCGGCATATCAAATCCAGGGTAGCGCAGTAACACGCGAAACTGTTTTTGTTTTTCCGGGTTGGACTATGGTTGGAGCTCTATCTTTCCCGATTAAAACATCGATGGTTACTCCGTTATCGCCCGTTACGTTCACAACCGTATTTTACGGATACAATGGTACGTATTTTGTGGAAGACACTCTTAAACCGGGAAACGGATACTGGGTAAAAACTTCTAACCCCGGTTATGTTGTTCTGGCTAATAGTTCTTCGATGCTTGAACCGTCTATCAAAACAATTGTTGAGAATGACGATGCAGAATCAAATCCATTATCTGCAAAAAGTCAATTTTCTTCGCTTGATGTTGAAGATAATGATGGAAATAAGCAATCGGTTCGGTTCAGTTCGTCAACTTATAAAGGTGATTTGAACAGGTTCGAGTTACCTCCGATACCACCGGGCGGAATGGATGTTCGATTTGCATCGGGCAGATTTGCCGAAGCACCGGTTGCAGATCGTGAAGGGAAGCAGGTATTTCCGCTCAGAATCAGCGGTGGATTGTTCCCGCTAAAAATAAAATGGGATTCACCGCTCGCGCATAACGGTTACATCGAGGTAACATATCAGGGTGAAAAACCGAAACAGCATTCTTTGGCTCAACAAGGATCGGTCACTATAAACGAGGATAATTTTGTCAGTGCTAAGATAATCATTCAGCATTCTGTTACGAAAGAATTGCCGAAGGAATTCGCGCTTTATCAAAACTATCCCAATCCTTTCAATCCGACAACTAAGATAAGATACGATTTGCCGAAAAATTCGATGGTGAGTCTGAAAATCTTTAATCTAATCGGACAGGAAGTATTCACACTTGTTGATGGAATGGAGGAAGCCGGATACAAAACGGTTGAGGTTAATGCGGAAACACTGCCGAGCGGAGTTTATTTCTACCGTTTGCAAACTGATGACGTAACATTTACGAAGAAATTTATACTGCTTCGTTAA
- a CDS encoding leucyl aminopeptidase, whose product MNITAQKSTFKNVKTDTLTIFIPEDKNILSQEIGNLKKIFKEIDHIVEIENFKGKIDEIVSIHTHNKIAAPRLYIVGIGEVGKVTAEILRRASAAAAKKAQSSKVKQVGYLLPQYEYNLENVIASSAIAEGAMLSLYKFDKYISDKKDKSKITEIIISDPDEIVINEIKKPLAEMRIICEAVKLARDLSNAPSNEIFPESLAEAAKLSAERYRYKVAVWDKKKIEKEGFGGLIAVSAGSIRPPQFIILEHNSDKKDFDTIVLIGKGVTFDSGGISIKPSGGMSEMKMDMAGAAAVIGAIEASARLKLPVHLVGLIPATENLPSGSALKPGDIIRHYGGTTSEVDNTDAEGRLILADAIAYAANYKPKAVIDLATLTGACVVALGQHATGMFGNDEELMTRLRFAGEKTFERVWQLPIFDEYEKQIKSDVADVKNLGGKWAGAITAALFLKKFIPRNNLYKWVHLDIAGTAMLEENLPYSPKGGSGVGVRLLVEFLKNWK is encoded by the coding sequence ATGAATATAACAGCACAGAAATCCACATTTAAGAATGTCAAAACCGACACCCTGACAATATTCATACCGGAAGATAAAAATATTCTTTCCCAAGAAATCGGAAATTTAAAAAAGATATTCAAGGAAATAGATCATATTGTTGAGATCGAAAATTTCAAAGGTAAAATCGATGAGATTGTCAGCATTCACACTCATAATAAAATTGCAGCACCAAGATTATATATTGTCGGAATCGGTGAGGTCGGTAAAGTAACTGCCGAAATATTGCGCCGTGCCTCTGCCGCAGCAGCAAAGAAAGCTCAAAGTTCGAAAGTTAAACAGGTTGGATATCTTCTTCCGCAATATGAATATAATCTTGAAAATGTGATCGCTTCATCTGCAATTGCCGAGGGAGCGATGTTATCTCTTTATAAATTCGATAAATACATCTCGGACAAAAAAGATAAATCCAAAATAACCGAAATAATCATTTCAGACCCGGATGAGATAGTTATCAATGAAATTAAAAAACCGTTAGCAGAAATGCGTATAATTTGTGAGGCGGTTAAACTCGCCAGGGATTTATCTAACGCACCAAGCAATGAAATATTTCCCGAATCATTAGCTGAAGCGGCAAAACTTTCGGCTGAGCGATATAGGTATAAGGTAGCTGTATGGGATAAAAAGAAAATTGAGAAAGAAGGATTTGGAGGACTCATTGCCGTGAGTGCGGGCAGTATTCGACCTCCACAGTTCATTATACTAGAACATAACTCAGATAAAAAAGATTTTGACACGATTGTTTTAATCGGGAAGGGAGTTACATTCGATAGCGGTGGAATCTCTATTAAACCATCAGGCGGTATGTCTGAGATGAAAATGGATATGGCTGGTGCCGCTGCCGTAATCGGAGCTATAGAAGCATCGGCACGCTTGAAGTTGCCGGTTCATCTCGTTGGACTGATACCTGCGACCGAAAATTTACCGAGCGGTTCTGCATTAAAACCAGGCGATATTATCAGACATTACGGCGGAACAACTTCGGAGGTGGATAACACTGATGCGGAAGGAAGATTGATTCTTGCAGATGCGATTGCTTACGCCGCAAATTACAAACCTAAAGCGGTTATAGACCTCGCAACTCTAACCGGTGCGTGTGTTGTAGCTCTTGGACAACATGCAACAGGAATGTTCGGTAACGATGAAGAATTGATGACCCGGCTCAGATTTGCCGGTGAAAAAACATTCGAACGCGTATGGCAGTTACCGATCTTCGATGAATATGAAAAACAAATTAAAAGCGACGTTGCCGATGTGAAAAATTTAGGCGGCAAGTGGGCAGGCGCAATCACTGCGGCTTTATTCTTGAAGAAATTTATTCCGAGAAATAATCTGTACAAATGGGTTCACCTCGATATTGCAGGAACTGCAATGCTTGAAGAGAATTTACCCTATTCACCCAAAGGTGGTTCCGGTGTGGGTGTGCGATTGTTGGTTGAATTCTTGAAGAATTGGAAATAA
- a CDS encoding bifunctional oligoribonuclease/PAP phosphatase NrnA, translating into MENAIDNIIDLIKNNQNFIITTHVNPDGDAIGSELALTRAIRQLGKNAVIINHNSTPDNYQWMDTDNMILHFIPEQHRDHILNADIIFILDVNQPDRLRSLEPFVKQSKALKVVIDHHLEPHPFGDHYLIDHDATSTGEILYKLLMKLDNFNIDKEIAIALYTAIMTDTGSFRFPRTDPETHTIAAHLLQCGADPTEIYVNVYENWTCGRMRLLGEALDTMKTIHEGKVAYILCTQKMFKETGTTEVETDNFTVYPMSIKGVVVGILFNELQNGVKISFRSKGDVPINELAKEFGGNGHLNAAGARLFDKKLEDIIQLVNEKVGKYVADIKINE; encoded by the coding sequence ATGGAAAATGCGATCGATAATATAATCGACTTAATTAAGAATAATCAGAATTTTATCATCACTACACATGTCAATCCCGATGGTGATGCGATCGGTTCCGAGCTTGCTCTTACCCGTGCAATCCGTCAATTGGGGAAGAATGCTGTTATTATAAATCATAATTCAACACCTGATAATTATCAGTGGATGGATACCGATAATATGATATTACATTTCATCCCCGAGCAGCACCGAGACCACATATTGAATGCCGATATAATTTTCATACTCGACGTGAATCAACCCGATCGCCTCAGGAGTTTGGAACCTTTCGTTAAACAATCTAAAGCTCTCAAGGTGGTAATCGATCATCATCTTGAACCGCATCCATTCGGCGACCATTACCTTATCGATCATGATGCGACATCAACCGGAGAAATTCTTTATAAATTATTAATGAAACTTGATAATTTTAACATCGATAAGGAAATTGCGATCGCCCTTTACACAGCGATAATGACGGATACCGGTTCGTTCCGATTTCCAAGAACCGATCCCGAGACTCATACTATCGCCGCTCATCTCCTCCAATGCGGTGCTGACCCTACTGAAATATATGTGAATGTTTATGAAAATTGGACGTGCGGCAGAATGCGCCTCCTTGGAGAAGCTCTTGATACGATGAAAACCATTCACGAGGGTAAAGTTGCATACATTCTATGCACTCAAAAAATGTTTAAAGAGACCGGAACCACCGAAGTTGAAACAGACAATTTCACCGTCTACCCTATGAGTATTAAAGGTGTTGTTGTCGGAATTTTATTCAATGAACTGCAAAACGGAGTAAAAATAAGCTTTCGCTCAAAGGGTGATGTCCCGATAAACGAATTGGCAAAGGAATTCGGCGGAAACGGTCATCTTAATGCTGCAGGGGCACGGTTGTTCGATAAAAAACTTGAGGATATAATACAACTGGTGAATGAAAAAGTCGGTAAATATGTTGCCGATATTAAAATTAATGAATAG
- a CDS encoding 2-oxoacid:ferredoxin oxidoreductase subunit beta: MNLIDETLKDTPKIPVQKYTPKDFQSDQDVRWCPGCGDYSILAQVQRVLPELNIPKHDIVFVSGIGCSSRFPYYMDTYGFHGIHGRAAAIASGLKVARPELSVWVATGDGDGLSIGGNHFIHLCRRNIDIKIILFNNQIYGLTKGQYSPTSEFGKVTKSSPYGSPDHPFNPLLVALGAEASFVARGLDRDPKLLQTIIRRAAEHKGTAFMEMYQNCNVFNDGAFDLFTDKETKDDNVIVLENGKPMIFGKEKDKGLKLEGFTPVAISLKDGKHTVDDLIVHNEKNTMLSFILARMTNLPNLPRPVGVLYAVERPTYEHEVTKQIESSINKQGIGTLEKLLAHGETWIIK, from the coding sequence ATGAATTTGATTGATGAAACATTAAAAGACACACCGAAAATCCCTGTACAAAAATACACCCCAAAAGATTTCCAATCCGATCAGGATGTTCGTTGGTGCCCTGGCTGCGGAGACTACTCGATCTTAGCTCAGGTTCAACGCGTACTTCCCGAATTGAATATTCCAAAACACGATATAGTATTCGTTTCAGGAATAGGATGTTCCAGCCGTTTCCCGTACTACATGGATACTTACGGTTTTCATGGTATTCACGGTCGCGCTGCTGCTATTGCCAGCGGTTTAAAAGTTGCCCGCCCTGAACTCTCGGTATGGGTTGCAACAGGAGATGGAGATGGATTAAGTATCGGGGGAAATCATTTTATTCACCTATGCCGGCGGAACATAGATATAAAAATAATTTTATTCAACAATCAAATCTATGGACTGACAAAAGGTCAATACTCCCCAACTTCAGAGTTTGGGAAGGTCACGAAATCAAGTCCGTACGGATCTCCTGATCATCCTTTTAATCCTCTTCTTGTAGCACTTGGAGCAGAAGCATCTTTTGTTGCCCGAGGATTGGACCGCGATCCAAAATTATTGCAAACCATCATTCGCCGCGCCGCCGAACACAAAGGCACTGCATTTATGGAGATGTACCAGAATTGCAACGTATTCAACGATGGTGCTTTCGATCTCTTCACTGACAAAGAAACAAAAGACGACAATGTCATAGTTCTTGAAAATGGAAAACCGATGATCTTCGGAAAAGAAAAAGATAAAGGTTTGAAACTCGAAGGTTTTACACCGGTAGCCATTTCCCTCAAAGATGGAAAGCATACGGTCGATGATCTTATTGTTCACAACGAAAAAAATACGATGCTCTCCTTTATACTGGCACGAATGACTAACCTGCCCAATTTGCCTCGCCCGGTCGGTGTACTATACGCTGTTGAGAGACCAACTTACGAGCATGAAGTAACGAAACAAATTGAATCATCGATTAATAAACAAGGGATTGGGACATTGGAGAAACTGCTTGCTCATGGGGAAACATGGATAATAAAGTAG
- a CDS encoding 2-oxoacid:acceptor oxidoreductase subunit alpha has translation MVKDLKNLDEVTIRFAGDSGDGMQLTGSQFTTTTALLGNDLSTLPDYPAEIRAPAGTLFGVSGFQIHFGSKEISTPGDTCDVLVAMNPAALKVNLRSLRDGGIIIANRDGFNDKNLKLAGYDKNPLDDGSLEKFQLHSVDITKLTTLAIRELNLSTKVVERSKNFFALGMMYWMFSRPLESSIKWIQEKFKKSPEIVDANIRVLKAGYNFGETTEIFLARYEVKAAELHPGRYRSMTGNEATAWGLLAASAKSGLDLFLGSYPITPASEILHELSHHKNFRVKTYQAEDEIAGITSAIGASYGGAIGITTTSGPGLALKTEAMGLAVMLELPLVIVNVQRGGPSTGLPTKTEQADLLQAVHGRNSEAPIPVIASCTPAGCFDAAYEAVRIALKYMTPVILLTDGYLANGAEPWLIPDVNSLQDIDVKFHTDTKNFFPYSRDEKTLSRPWAIPGTPGLEHRIGGLEKEHITGNVSYDAENHDFMVNLRHQKIEGIANDLPDAIIEGDNTGDLLVVGWGGTYGAIKTAVQKKRIEGKSVSHLHLKYINPFQKNIGDILKKFKYILVPELNLGQLSQLLQAKYLIPVIKLNKVQGLPFKANEIEAKIDDILR, from the coding sequence ATGGTAAAAGATTTAAAAAATTTAGACGAAGTAACAATACGATTCGCAGGAGATTCCGGAGACGGAATGCAGTTAACGGGTTCTCAATTTACAACAACAACTGCTCTCTTAGGCAACGACTTAAGTACACTACCAGATTATCCTGCTGAAATTCGCGCACCTGCCGGTACTCTATTCGGTGTCAGCGGATTTCAGATCCATTTTGGATCAAAGGAAATTTCTACGCCGGGCGATACTTGCGACGTTCTCGTTGCGATGAATCCTGCCGCACTAAAAGTTAATCTGAGAAGTCTTCGTGATGGCGGTATAATAATCGCCAACAGAGATGGATTTAATGACAAAAATTTAAAACTCGCCGGATACGATAAAAATCCCCTCGACGATGGTTCTTTAGAAAAATTTCAACTTCATTCTGTTGATATTACCAAACTCACGACATTGGCAATCCGAGAATTAAACCTCTCCACAAAAGTCGTTGAACGAAGTAAAAATTTCTTTGCACTCGGAATGATGTACTGGATGTTCTCGCGTCCGCTCGAGTCATCTATTAAATGGATTCAGGAAAAATTTAAAAAGAGTCCGGAAATTGTCGATGCCAATATACGGGTGTTGAAGGCAGGATATAATTTCGGTGAAACAACAGAAATATTTCTTGCCCGTTACGAGGTTAAAGCCGCCGAATTGCACCCCGGCCGTTACCGAAGCATGACCGGAAATGAAGCTACCGCATGGGGATTGCTTGCAGCTTCTGCAAAATCCGGTTTAGATTTATTCCTCGGCAGTTATCCCATAACTCCCGCAAGTGAAATTCTCCATGAGCTTTCGCATCATAAAAATTTCAGAGTGAAAACATATCAGGCTGAAGACGAGATTGCCGGTATCACGTCCGCCATCGGTGCTTCTTACGGTGGTGCCATCGGTATTACAACGACGAGTGGTCCCGGACTCGCATTAAAAACCGAAGCAATGGGTTTAGCTGTTATGTTGGAGTTACCACTGGTGATAGTCAACGTTCAGCGCGGTGGACCAAGCACCGGTCTTCCTACAAAAACGGAACAAGCCGATTTATTACAAGCAGTTCACGGTAGAAACAGTGAAGCTCCAATTCCTGTCATAGCGTCATGTACACCTGCCGGTTGTTTTGATGCAGCTTACGAAGCTGTGAGAATCGCATTAAAATATATGACACCCGTAATATTACTCACAGATGGCTATCTCGCCAATGGCGCAGAACCATGGCTCATTCCTGACGTTAATTCTTTGCAGGATATAGATGTAAAATTTCATACAGACACTAAAAATTTCTTCCCCTACTCAAGAGACGAAAAAACACTGTCACGCCCATGGGCAATACCGGGAACACCCGGATTAGAACACCGCATCGGCGGGCTTGAGAAAGAACATATCACCGGTAATGTGAGTTACGATGCCGAGAATCATGATTTTATGGTAAATCTTCGACATCAAAAAATTGAAGGCATAGCGAATGATTTACCTGACGCCATAATCGAAGGTGATAATACGGGTGATCTCCTTGTCGTTGGCTGGGGCGGAACCTACGGAGCGATCAAAACTGCCGTTCAGAAAAAAAGAATAGAAGGTAAATCGGTTTCGCATTTGCACTTGAAATATATAAATCCGTTCCAAAAAAACATAGGCGACATTCTGAAAAAATTCAAATATATATTAGTGCCTGAATTGAACCTTGGCCAGTTATCTCAGCTTCTTCAAGCGAAATATCTAATTCCAGTTATAAAGTTGAATAAGGTTCAAGGATTACCATTCAAAGCGAATGAAATCGAAGCCAAGATAGATGATATTTTACGATAA
- a CDS encoding cytochrome c biogenesis protein CcdA has translation MENVGILAAFTAGFISFISPCVLPIVPGYLSFISGVSFEEMQTSADKAAIRKRILLNVLFFIIGFSIVFISLGASATFIGRFLQEQMNIISKIAGVVIIIFGIHMVGIYKIPFLNYEKRFHTAGKSMGLLSAMVIGFAFAFGWTPCIGPFLATILLYASKQETIGQGIMLLSAYSLGLGIPFFIAGLSVSLFIDVFNKFKKHLHKVEIVGGILLILFGVLIMTNYLTVLSGYFSTWFPFLNELG, from the coding sequence GTGGAAAACGTTGGGATCCTCGCAGCATTCACTGCCGGTTTTATATCTTTCATCTCACCCTGTGTCCTCCCTATTGTTCCGGGATACTTATCTTTTATTTCAGGTGTCAGTTTCGAAGAGATGCAAACCTCAGCCGATAAAGCTGCTATTCGAAAGCGCATTCTTTTAAATGTTTTATTTTTTATAATCGGCTTCTCAATAGTTTTTATCTCACTCGGTGCATCGGCAACATTCATCGGTCGATTTTTGCAAGAACAGATGAATATCATCAGCAAAATTGCCGGTGTTGTCATAATTATTTTTGGCATCCACATGGTCGGAATTTATAAAATTCCTTTTTTAAATTACGAAAAAAGATTTCACACCGCAGGCAAGAGTATGGGACTCCTTAGCGCAATGGTAATAGGATTCGCGTTTGCTTTCGGATGGACACCTTGCATAGGTCCATTCCTCGCAACAATTCTGCTCTATGCCAGCAAACAAGAAACTATCGGACAGGGTATTATGTTGCTTTCGGCTTATTCATTGGGTTTAGGCATTCCATTTTTCATAGCGGGTCTGAGTGTTTCTTTGTTCATCGATGTATTCAATAAATTTAAAAAACATCTTCATAAAGTGGAAATTGTCGGGGGAATTTTATTAATACTTTTTGGTGTTCTTATAATGACTAATTACTTGACTGTTCTTTCAGGATATTTCTCAACATGGTTTCCATTTTTAAACGAATTGGGCTGA